In Cuculus canorus isolate bCucCan1 chromosome 27, bCucCan1.pri, whole genome shotgun sequence, the following proteins share a genomic window:
- the LOC104064649 gene encoding excitatory amino acid transporter 4 isoform X1: MSEQSHVNSLFLNEDAAKRLNAEGRVQRFRQAVQKRAARAKKRMHSITADSAKSFFRRNAFVLFTIAAVLLGIILAFSLRPYQLTYRQIKYFSFPGELLMRMLQMLVLPLIVSSLITGMASLDGRASGKMGMRAVVYYMVTTIIAVFIGILMVIIIHPGKGSKDKLHREGRIEQVQTTDAFMDLVRNMFPPNLVEACFKQYKTQYSTRVFTRTVVHSSNVTAGVTTTQIPVPENITSILENVTHALGTVSEVLTFEEVIPIPGSANGVNALGLVVFSMCFGLVIGSMKQKGRALREFFNCLNEAIMRLVAIIIWYAPVGIMFLIAGKILEMDDLAVMGGQLGMYTLTVIVGLLIHALCVLPLLYFIVTHRNPWVFIAGLLQALITALGTSSSSATLPITFRCLEENNGVDRRITRFVLPVGATINMDGTALYEALAAIFIAQVNNYELDFGQIITISITATAASIGAAGIPQAGLVTMVIVLTSVGLPTEDITLIIAVDWFLDRLRTTTNVLGDSLGAGIVEHLSRRELDAQDCELGNSVIEEKEQLSHSVCPRNGTLRHPRSETTL; this comes from the exons ATGAGCGAGCAGAGTCACGTCAACAGCCTGTTCCTCAATGAGGATGCAGCCAAGCGGCTCAATGCTGAGGGCCGGGTGCAGCGGTTCCGGCAGGCCGTGCAGAAGCGGGCAGCACGGGCCAAGAAGCGGATGCACAGCATCACTGCCGACAGCGCTAAAAGCTTCTTCAGGAGAAATGCCTTTGTCCTCTTCACTATTGCTGCGGTCTTACTCG GGATCATCCTGGCATTTTCCCTCCGTCCCTATCAGCTGACCTATCGCCAGATCAAGTATTTCTCCTTCCCCGGCGAGCTGCTCATGCGTATGCTCCAGATGCTGGTTCTTCCTCTCATTGTCTCCAGCTTGATTACAG GAATGGCCTCGCTGGATGGCAGAGCCTCAGGGAAGATGGGGATGCGGGCTGTTGTCTACTACATGGTGACCACCATCATAGCAGTCTTCATTGGCATCCTCATGGTGATCATCATCCACCCAGGAAAAGGATCTAAGGACAAACTTCACCGAGAGGGTAGAATTGAGCAGGTGCAGACCACAGATGCCTTCATGGACTTGGTGAG GAATATGTTCCCACCCAACCTGGTAGAAGCCTGCTTCAAACAG TACAAGACGCAGTACAGCACCAGGGTCTTCACCAGAACCGTCGTCCACAGCAGCAATGTCACCGCAGGTGTGACAACCACTCAGATCCCTGTGCCTGAGAACATCACCAGCATCCTGGAGAACGTCACTCATGCCCTGGGGACCGTCTCCGAGGTGCTGACCTTTGAAGAAGTCATTCCCATCCCGGGCTCAGCCAATGGGGTGAACGCGCTGGGGCTGGTAGTGTTCTCCATGTGCTTCGGTTTGGTGATCGGCAGCATGAAGCAGAAGGGACGGGCCCTGCGGGAGTTCTTTAACTGCCTCAACGAAGCCATCATGAGGCTGGTGGCCATTATCATCTG GTATGCTCCAGTTGGGATCATGTTTTTAATTGCTGGCAAAATCCTGGAGATGGATGACCTAGCAGTGATGGGAGGCCAGCTGGGGATGTACACGCTCACCGTCATCGTTGGACTCCTCATTCATGCCCTCTGCGTCCTGCCACTGCTCTACTTCATCGTCACTCACAGAAACCCCTGGGTATTCATCGCAGGGCTCCTGCAGGCCCTCATCACAGCCCTGGGCACCTCCTCAAG ctcagcGACTCTGCCCATCACCTTCAGATGCCTGGAAGAAAACAACGGTGTGGACAGACGCATCACGAGGTTTGTTCTGCCTGTGGGAGCCACGATTAACATGGACGGTACTGCTCTGTACGAGGCCCTTGCAGCCATCTTCATTGCACAAGTAAACAACTACGAACTTGACTTCGGGCAGATCATCACAATAAG CATCACTGCCACGGCCGCCAGCATTGGAGCTGCAGGGATTCCCCAGGCAGGACTGGTGACAATGGTTATTGTGTTGACATCTGTGGGGCTGCCTACTGAAGACATCACGCTGATCATCGCTGTGGACTGGTTTCT GGACCGCCTTAGAACGACCACCAACGTCCTGGGGGATTCTCTGGGAGCTGGCATTGTAGAGCACCTCTCCCGGCGCGAACTGGATGCGCAGGACTGCGAACTTGGTAATTCTGTGATAGAGGAGAAAGAGCAGCTCTCCCACTCGGTTTGCCCACGGAACGGCACTCTCAGGCACCCCAGGAGTGAGACAACACTGTGA
- the LOC104064649 gene encoding excitatory amino acid transporter 4 isoform X3, with translation MSEQSHVNSLFLNEDAAKRLNAEGRVQRFRQAVQKRAARAKKRMHSITADSAKSFFRRNAFVLFTIAAVLLGIILAFSLRPYQLTYRQIKYFSFPGELLMRMLQMLVLPLIVSSLITGMASLDGRASGKMGMRAVVYYMVTTIIAVFIGILMVIIIHPGKGSKDKLHREGRIEQVQTTDAFMDLVRNMFPPNLVEACFKQYKTQYSTRVFTRTVVHSSNVTAGVTTTQIPVPENITSILENVTHALGTVSEVLTFEEVIPIPGSANGVNALGLVVFSMCFGLVIGSMKQKGRALREFFNCLNEAIMRLVAIIIWYAPVGIMFLIAGKILEMDDLAVMGGQLGMYTLTVIVGLLIHALCVLPLLYFIVTHRNPWVFIAGLLQALITALGTSSSSATLPITFRCLEENNGVDRRITRFVLPVGATINMDGTALYEALAAIFIAQVNNYELDFGQIITISITATAASIGAAGIPQAGLVTMVIVLTSVGLPTEDITLIIAVDWFLDRLRTTTNVLGDSLGAGIVEHLSRRELDAQDCELD, from the exons ATGAGCGAGCAGAGTCACGTCAACAGCCTGTTCCTCAATGAGGATGCAGCCAAGCGGCTCAATGCTGAGGGCCGGGTGCAGCGGTTCCGGCAGGCCGTGCAGAAGCGGGCAGCACGGGCCAAGAAGCGGATGCACAGCATCACTGCCGACAGCGCTAAAAGCTTCTTCAGGAGAAATGCCTTTGTCCTCTTCACTATTGCTGCGGTCTTACTCG GGATCATCCTGGCATTTTCCCTCCGTCCCTATCAGCTGACCTATCGCCAGATCAAGTATTTCTCCTTCCCCGGCGAGCTGCTCATGCGTATGCTCCAGATGCTGGTTCTTCCTCTCATTGTCTCCAGCTTGATTACAG GAATGGCCTCGCTGGATGGCAGAGCCTCAGGGAAGATGGGGATGCGGGCTGTTGTCTACTACATGGTGACCACCATCATAGCAGTCTTCATTGGCATCCTCATGGTGATCATCATCCACCCAGGAAAAGGATCTAAGGACAAACTTCACCGAGAGGGTAGAATTGAGCAGGTGCAGACCACAGATGCCTTCATGGACTTGGTGAG GAATATGTTCCCACCCAACCTGGTAGAAGCCTGCTTCAAACAG TACAAGACGCAGTACAGCACCAGGGTCTTCACCAGAACCGTCGTCCACAGCAGCAATGTCACCGCAGGTGTGACAACCACTCAGATCCCTGTGCCTGAGAACATCACCAGCATCCTGGAGAACGTCACTCATGCCCTGGGGACCGTCTCCGAGGTGCTGACCTTTGAAGAAGTCATTCCCATCCCGGGCTCAGCCAATGGGGTGAACGCGCTGGGGCTGGTAGTGTTCTCCATGTGCTTCGGTTTGGTGATCGGCAGCATGAAGCAGAAGGGACGGGCCCTGCGGGAGTTCTTTAACTGCCTCAACGAAGCCATCATGAGGCTGGTGGCCATTATCATCTG GTATGCTCCAGTTGGGATCATGTTTTTAATTGCTGGCAAAATCCTGGAGATGGATGACCTAGCAGTGATGGGAGGCCAGCTGGGGATGTACACGCTCACCGTCATCGTTGGACTCCTCATTCATGCCCTCTGCGTCCTGCCACTGCTCTACTTCATCGTCACTCACAGAAACCCCTGGGTATTCATCGCAGGGCTCCTGCAGGCCCTCATCACAGCCCTGGGCACCTCCTCAAG ctcagcGACTCTGCCCATCACCTTCAGATGCCTGGAAGAAAACAACGGTGTGGACAGACGCATCACGAGGTTTGTTCTGCCTGTGGGAGCCACGATTAACATGGACGGTACTGCTCTGTACGAGGCCCTTGCAGCCATCTTCATTGCACAAGTAAACAACTACGAACTTGACTTCGGGCAGATCATCACAATAAG CATCACTGCCACGGCCGCCAGCATTGGAGCTGCAGGGATTCCCCAGGCAGGACTGGTGACAATGGTTATTGTGTTGACATCTGTGGGGCTGCCTACTGAAGACATCACGCTGATCATCGCTGTGGACTGGTTTCT GGACCGCCTTAGAACGACCACCAACGTCCTGGGGGATTCTCTGGGAGCTGGCATTGTAGAGCACCTCTCCCGGCGCGAACTGGATGCGCAGGACTGCGAACTTG ACTAA
- the LOC104064649 gene encoding excitatory amino acid transporter 4 isoform X2, protein MSEQSHVNSLFLNEDAAKRLNAEGRVQRFRQAVQKRAARAKKRMHSITADSAKSFFRRNAFVLFTIAAVLLGIILAFSLRPYQLTYRQIKYFSFPGELLMRMLQMLVLPLIVSSLITGMASLDGRASGKMGMRAVVYYMVTTIIAVFIGILMVIIIHPGKGSKDKLHREGRIEQVQTTDAFMDLVRNMFPPNLVEACFKQYKTQYSTRVFTRTVVHSSNVTAGVTTTQIPVPENITSILENVTHALGTVSEVLTFEEVIPIPGSANGVNALGLVVFSMCFGLVIGSMKQKGRALREFFNCLNEAIMRLVAIIIWYAPVGIMFLIAGKILEMDDLAVMGGQLGMYTLTVIVGLLIHALCVLPLLYFIVTHRNPWVFIAGLLQALITALGTSSSSATLPITFRCLEENNGVDRRITRFVLPVGATINMDGTALYEALAAIFIAQVNNYELDFGQIITISITATAASIGAAGIPQAGLVTMVIVLTSVGLPTEDITLIIAVDWFLDRLRTTTNVLGDSLGAGIVEHLSRRELDAQDCELEYLSNFSRKH, encoded by the exons ATGAGCGAGCAGAGTCACGTCAACAGCCTGTTCCTCAATGAGGATGCAGCCAAGCGGCTCAATGCTGAGGGCCGGGTGCAGCGGTTCCGGCAGGCCGTGCAGAAGCGGGCAGCACGGGCCAAGAAGCGGATGCACAGCATCACTGCCGACAGCGCTAAAAGCTTCTTCAGGAGAAATGCCTTTGTCCTCTTCACTATTGCTGCGGTCTTACTCG GGATCATCCTGGCATTTTCCCTCCGTCCCTATCAGCTGACCTATCGCCAGATCAAGTATTTCTCCTTCCCCGGCGAGCTGCTCATGCGTATGCTCCAGATGCTGGTTCTTCCTCTCATTGTCTCCAGCTTGATTACAG GAATGGCCTCGCTGGATGGCAGAGCCTCAGGGAAGATGGGGATGCGGGCTGTTGTCTACTACATGGTGACCACCATCATAGCAGTCTTCATTGGCATCCTCATGGTGATCATCATCCACCCAGGAAAAGGATCTAAGGACAAACTTCACCGAGAGGGTAGAATTGAGCAGGTGCAGACCACAGATGCCTTCATGGACTTGGTGAG GAATATGTTCCCACCCAACCTGGTAGAAGCCTGCTTCAAACAG TACAAGACGCAGTACAGCACCAGGGTCTTCACCAGAACCGTCGTCCACAGCAGCAATGTCACCGCAGGTGTGACAACCACTCAGATCCCTGTGCCTGAGAACATCACCAGCATCCTGGAGAACGTCACTCATGCCCTGGGGACCGTCTCCGAGGTGCTGACCTTTGAAGAAGTCATTCCCATCCCGGGCTCAGCCAATGGGGTGAACGCGCTGGGGCTGGTAGTGTTCTCCATGTGCTTCGGTTTGGTGATCGGCAGCATGAAGCAGAAGGGACGGGCCCTGCGGGAGTTCTTTAACTGCCTCAACGAAGCCATCATGAGGCTGGTGGCCATTATCATCTG GTATGCTCCAGTTGGGATCATGTTTTTAATTGCTGGCAAAATCCTGGAGATGGATGACCTAGCAGTGATGGGAGGCCAGCTGGGGATGTACACGCTCACCGTCATCGTTGGACTCCTCATTCATGCCCTCTGCGTCCTGCCACTGCTCTACTTCATCGTCACTCACAGAAACCCCTGGGTATTCATCGCAGGGCTCCTGCAGGCCCTCATCACAGCCCTGGGCACCTCCTCAAG ctcagcGACTCTGCCCATCACCTTCAGATGCCTGGAAGAAAACAACGGTGTGGACAGACGCATCACGAGGTTTGTTCTGCCTGTGGGAGCCACGATTAACATGGACGGTACTGCTCTGTACGAGGCCCTTGCAGCCATCTTCATTGCACAAGTAAACAACTACGAACTTGACTTCGGGCAGATCATCACAATAAG CATCACTGCCACGGCCGCCAGCATTGGAGCTGCAGGGATTCCCCAGGCAGGACTGGTGACAATGGTTATTGTGTTGACATCTGTGGGGCTGCCTACTGAAGACATCACGCTGATCATCGCTGTGGACTGGTTTCT GGACCGCCTTAGAACGACCACCAACGTCCTGGGGGATTCTCTGGGAGCTGGCATTGTAGAGCACCTCTCCCGGCGCGAACTGGATGCGCAGGACTGCGAACTTG agtatttgTCCAACTTTTCAAGAAAGCATTGA